In Falco cherrug isolate bFalChe1 chromosome 5, bFalChe1.pri, whole genome shotgun sequence, one DNA window encodes the following:
- the FSTL1 gene encoding follistatin-related protein 1 has translation MIWKTLPLLCALMAVARLRAEEEPRSKSKICANVFCGAGRECTVTEKGEPTCLCIEQCKPHKRPVCGSNGKTYLNHCELHRDACLTGSKIQVDHDGHCKEKKSDNPAASPVVCYQSDRDELRRRVIQWLEAEIIPDGWFSKGSNYSEVLDKYFKSFDNGDSRLDSTEFLKFVEQNETAVNITTYMDQETNKLLRGLCVDALIELSDENADWKLSFNEFLKCLSPSFNPPEKKCALEDETYEDGAETQVECNRCVCACGNWVCTAMTCEGKNEKVPAQRQRPDQDLTEEELARYIQELQKHQETAEKTKRMSTKEM, from the exons GAAGAGCCAAGGAGCAAATCCAAGATCTGTGCCAACGTTTTCTGCGGAGCTGGGCGGGAGTGTACAGTGACTGAGAAGGGAGAGCCAACCTGCCTCTGCATTGAG CAATGCAAACCTCACAAGAGGCCTGTGTGTGGTAGCAATGGCAAGACGTACCTGAACCACTGTGAGCTGCACCGTGATGCCTGCCTCACTGGCTCCAAGATACAGGTGGATCACGATGGCCACTGTAAAG AGAAGAAGTCTGACAATCCAGCTGCAAGTCCAG TCGTCTGCTACCAGTCGGACAGGGACGAGCTTCGTCGCCGTGTCATCCAGTGGTTGGAGGCTGAGATTATCCCAGATGGCTGGTTTTCCAAGGGCAGCAACTACAGCGAAGTCCTGGACAAGTATTTCAAG AGCTTTGACAATGGTGATTCTCGCTTGGACTCCACTGAATTCCTGAAGTTTGTGGAGCAGAATGAGACCGCTGTCAACATCACCACCTACATGGACCAGGAGACCAACAAGCTGCTCAG GGGACTCTGCGTAGATGCCCTCATCGAGCTGTCAGATGAAAATGCTGACTGGAAGCTCAGCTTCAATGAATTTCTCAAGTGCCTCAGCCCATCCTTCAACCCACCAGAGAAAA AGTGTGCCCTGGAAGATGAAACCTATGAGGACGGAGCAGAGACCCAGGTGGAGTGCAACCGCTGCGTCTGTGCCTGTGGGAACTGGGTGTGCACTGCCATGACATGCGAGG GGAAGAATGAGAAGGTGCCTGCTCAGAGACAGCGACCTGATCAAGACTTGACTGAGGAGGAGCTGGCTAGATACATTCAGGAACTGCAGAAGCATCAG GAGACGGCTGAGAAGACCAAGAGAATGAGCACCAAGGAGATGTAA